GAGGCGGCGCTGCAGCAGGTGCCAGGGACGCGCAGCGTCTTCGCCGAGCGCGTCGCCGGTGGCTACTTCCTCGACTTCGTGCTCAAGCGCGAGCAGCTCGCGCGCTACAACCTCTCGGTCGACGCGGCCAACATGATGGTGATGACCGCGGTCGGTGGCGACAACCAGACCACGACCGTCGAGGGCCGGGAGCGCTATGGCGTCAACGTGCGCTACGCCAGAGCCTTTCGCGAGGACCTGCAGGCGCTCGAGCGCGTGTTGCTCCCCTTGCCCGATGGTCAGGGGCAGATCCCGATGCGCGCGATCGCCGACCTCCGGCTGGTCGAGGGTCCGTCGATGATCCGCGACGAGAACGGGCTGCTCAGCGGCTACGTCTACGTCGACTTCGACACCTCGAAGGTCGATGTCGGGCACTACGTGACCGAGGCGAAGCAGGCCGTGGCCGCCGCGGTGGCGCTGCCGACCGGCTACGCCCTGGCCTGGAGCGGTCAATACGAGAACATGATGCGCGTCAAGGAGCGCCTGCGGCTGATCCTGCCGCTGACGCTCGTGCTGATCTTCGCGCTGCTCTATATGAACACGAGGTCGAGCTTCAAGTCGGCGTTGGTGATGCTCGCCGTGCCCTTCTCGGCGGTGGGTGCGATCTGGCTGCTCTACGCGCTGGACTACAATGTCTCGATCGCGGTCTGGGTCGGGATGATCGCGCTGATGGGGCTGGACGCCGAGACCGGCGTCTTCATGCTGCTCTTCTTGGACCTCTCCCACGATGAGGCGCGGGCCCGCGGAGAGCTCAGGACCACGGGGGATCTGGTCGAAGCGATCATCCACGGGGCCGTCAAGCGCGTGCGCCCGAAGGCGATGACCGTGACGGCGGCCTTTATCGGCCTGCTGCCGATCATGTGGTCCACCGGGACGGGGGCCGACCTGATGAAGCGCGTGGCCGCCCCAATGGTCGGTGGGCTGGTGACCTCGTTCTTGATGGAGCTCCTGGTCTATCCGGCGATTTACTATCTCTGGCGGCGCAAGGAGGTCATCGAGGGGCCGCCGACCGCGGGGACGCCCGGCACGGGCGCAGCCGGCGATCGGTCGCTGGCGCCGAGCGCTGCCGCGGGGGCGGAGGCAGTGCCGGCCTAGGGCGCCCCCTCGGCGGGCCGCTGGCCCCAGGGCCAGGCCGTGGCCTCATGTTAGGATGCCGCGATGCTTCAGCGCTCCAGACCGGTCATGGCTGCATGCGCTGCGCTCTTCGTGCTCGCCTGCGGGCAGGGCGGGTCGCCGCTCCCCGATGGCGGCGGGGCGCCGGTCGTCGTCGACGGGAGCGTGACGAGCGCGCCGCGGCGCTATGCGCAGGTCGCGGTCGGCCAGGGCCACGGCTGTGCGATCGACGCCGATGGCGGCCTATGGTGCTTTGGCAGCAATGACTTCGGCCAGCTCGGTCTCGGCGACACGGTTGCACGGGCGCTGCCGACGCGCGTCGGCGACGCCTCCTGGTCTAGCGTCTCCTGTGGGCGATTTCATAGCTGCGCGATCCGATCCGACCGGTCCTTGTGGTGCTGGGGCGGGTCTGCCCTGGGCCAGGTGGGCGGCGGAGCACGAGAGGCCGCGCTCACGCCTGCGCCGCTGGGTTTCGAGGCGTCGACGGTCGAGGCCGGCGATTGGCATAGCTGCGCGATCGCCAGCGACGCGAGGCTGTGGTGTTGGGGCTTCAATGCCTTCGGACGGCTTGGCGATGGCTCTGAGGACGACGCGCTGCGTCCGGTGGCGATCGACGGTGGCCAGGCCTACCGCGCGATCAGCGCGGGTGGCTCCCATACCTGCGGCATCCGCGAGGACGGCACGCTTTGGTGCTGGGGCCTCAATGCGCAGGGCCAGCTCGGGCATGCCAGCGCCGAGACGTGTTCCATGGGCCGGAGCGACGCGCCTTGCTCGTTGCGCCCCGGCGTGACCTCGGCTGTCGGCGACTGGTTGAGCGTGGCGGCGGGTGCTGGGCATAGCTGCGGTCTGCGCGCCGGCCGGCGCGCAGCCTGCTGGGGCGATGGCGTCGACGGGCAGCTCGGTCTGGGCGCCCAGGTCACGCGGGCCTCGACGCCAGGCGAGTTGGGCGACGATTGGGCGGCGGTCGTCGCCGGTGGGTTTCATAGCTGCGGTCTGCGCCAGGATGGGACGCTCTGGTGTTGGGGTCGGCACGCGAGCGGGCAGCTCGGCGTGGGTGGCCTGGCGAGCGAGGCCTTCGCGCCGCTGCAGACCGGCTCCGAGAGCGCGTGGGAGGCGGTGGCCGCGGGAGCGTCGGGGTCCTGCGGCCTGCGCCAGGGAGGTGCGCTGTGGTGCTGGGGGCAGCTCGGCGCGTTCAGCGCGACCCTGCCAACCTACCGCAGCGAGGCCACCGATCGCTAGCGAGTCAACGGGCTGCTAAGGATTGCAGCCACCGCCCTCGAGGCCCTGTGGGTTCTTGGCAAAGCTGCCGCCGGAGCAGGGCTTGGCGCTCGTGTAGGCGCTTTGGAAGTGCTGATGCGCGCTGGCGTAGTTGCCCGCGTTGTAGGCAGTGAGGCCGGCGCTGAACTCCGTCTCGGCGGTGACCAGGGCGCTCGGATCGAGCGCGGTGAACCAGACGGTAACGTTGTCGAGGAAGAGGCGCGTGTTGTTCATCAGCGCGAAGGCGAGCTGCTGGCGCAAGCTGGTCGTGTTGGTCGCGGTGACGGCGCCGAGATCGCCGTCGGCGCTGCGGCAGGCGGGATAAACGCTGTCGAAGACGAGGTCGGGATACCAGACCAGACAGGTGCGGAGGTTGGCGATCGCGTTGTCCAGCCTGTTGTCTGCCGGGAACTGCCGCTCCAGCGCGATCGTCTGGTCGCGCACGCTGTTAATCCGGCACTCCCAGAAGAGGAAGGTCTCGGCGATCGGTGGCGGGCAGTCATTGACGACCGTATGAGGTCCGTTGTTGTCGAGGTAATTGCGCAGGGCGAGGGCCCCGTTGTCGGCGCGCTCGATCGCTGTCCGGTAGCTGCCCGCATCGAAGGCGGACTGCGACGAGGCGAGGGCTGCCAGCGCGGTGGTGATCGGCGCGATCGAGGAGCCGAGCACCGCGCCGGTGCGGTCGATGTACTGCTTGAACATCATCAGGCCGGTATAGGCCGTGCGCTCGATCAGCAGCGAGGGATTGCCGCTCCCTGCCAGCAGGTGAATCAGGGCCTGGCGCAGTCGGTCGATCGAGAGCTGGGGATTGCCGCGCAGGTACTCACGGTAGGCCAGATCCATGTCGTCGCGCGCGCTGCTGTAGTCCTTATCCTTCGTCGTGGCGAACGCATCGATGATCGCATGCTGGACGACGATGCAGGCGATCGCCGGATCGTTGCCGAGCGCGGCCTGGGCGTTGGAGCCCAGCGATCCCTTGTGGCTCGGCGATCCGCCGTAGGCGGTCCAGGACGCGCCCAGATAGGGCAGGTTGATCGCGAGCAGCTGCGGCGGAAACCAGGTACCCGTCACCATCTCGAGCCGGCCGTCGCCGTCGATGTCGCCCATCACGGGTGCCGGAAAGATCGCGCTATTCGCGTTGTCGTAGCGATCGAGCTCGGAGAAGGTCCCGCTCAGCACGACGACCTTGGAGAGCGTCGAGGCGACCACCTCGTAGGTCCCATTGCCGTCGATGTCGAGGAAGGCCGGAGTGCCCCAGCTCGCCGAGCCGAAGTCGAGTGAGCGAACGATCGACCCGTTGCTGCCCGCGAGCTGGTAGAGCTTGCCCTCCAGCGTCTGGGCGATGACGTTGGGCTTGCCGTCGCCCGTCACGTCCGCCGCAGAGGGACTGCTGAAGGAGAAGTCGACGCCGGCGATCGGCCTGCGCCAGAGCTGAGCGCCCGTGCTGCTGAAGGCCAGGATGGCGGCGCTCGTGCTTCCGCTCATCGAGGCGACGACCTCGAGCCGACCGTCGCCGTCGAGGTCGACGAGCACGGGTCCACTGTTGACGAAGTAGTTGCCGTAGGTGGAGTAGAGGTCCGGCACGCTCCACTGCTCGGTGCCGTTCTCGGCGTTGATGACGAAGATCCCGCCTTGGATCGCGCCACCGACCACCACCTCGAGCCTGCCGTCCTTGTCGATATCGGCGACGGCCGCGTGCCCGAGGATGCTGTCGCCGTGGGCGGCGTAGAGGTTATAGCTCCAGAGGG
The Pseudomonadota bacterium DNA segment above includes these coding regions:
- a CDS encoding VCBS repeat-containing protein produces the protein MRGALGLLVGLALLAPPRLAGGAVLTEGWTTAAAGSPDGVALGDVDGDGRMEIAFILRGGTYTVEQSTSGEGSLVLLNHDGSLRWELKTGSELAGFPAFGDFDGDGLKDIAFCEVSPEAYCYVYNKDKQLIFSVGPYYFPAMTNGGPTVADLNGDGFADLAVPTWGGLVHASKGPSGASLWSYNLYAAHGDSILGHAAVADIDKDGRLEVVVGGAIQGGIFVINAENGTEQWSVPDLYSTYGNYFVNSGPVLVDLDGDGRLEVVASMSGSTSAAILAFSSTGAQLWRRPIAGVDFSFSSPSAADVTGDGKPNVIAQTLEGKLYQLAGSNGSIVRSLDFGSASWGTPAFLDIDGNGTYEVVASTLSKVVVLSGTFSELDRYDNANSAIFPAPVMGDIDGDGRLEMVTGTWFPPQLLAINLPYLGASWTAYGGSPSHKGSLGSNAQAALGNDPAIACIVVQHAIIDAFATTKDKDYSSARDDMDLAYREYLRGNPQLSIDRLRQALIHLLAGSGNPSLLIERTAYTGLMMFKQYIDRTGAVLGSSIAPITTALAALASSQSAFDAGSYRTAIERADNGALALRNYLDNNGPHTVVNDCPPPIAETFLFWECRINSVRDQTIALERQFPADNRLDNAIANLRTCLVWYPDLVFDSVYPACRSADGDLGAVTATNTTSLRQQLAFALMNNTRLFLDNVTVWFTALDPSALVTAETEFSAGLTAYNAGNYASAHQHFQSAYTSAKPCSGGSFAKNPQGLEGGGCNP